atattggcaacttcgtttagacgaagaaacaaagaaattaactgcctTTACTTgtccaacaaaagaatcaacaggaGTATTACTCTACGAATGGAATGTCCTACCATTTGGGCTAAAACAAGCTCCAGGTATTTATCagagatttatggaagaaaatttaaaagatttaaatgattttgttctagtttacattgatgatatactaatttttacaaaacaagataaagaagatcatcttcaaaaattactaattgtCTTAGAAAGATGTAAGGAAAAAGGTTTAATCCTTAGTAAAAAGAAAGCTAAgttagcaaaacaagaaatagaatttcttggattaattctatctacTGAAGGGAAgttaaaacttcaaccaaatgtaTTAGAAAAAGTAGATTTATTTCCTGATAAAATGGAAGATAGAAaataattacaaagatttttaggatgcataaattatatttctgatcaaggatttttaaagaatataacagattatactaaaaacttattttcaaaaataagtataaaaaagatttggaaaTGGGAAGAAAAGGATAGCCTGcagattcaaaaaattaaagaactttgtaaaaatcttccagaactttatattccaaaAGAAGATGACtatttaatagtagaaacagatgcttcagacaaGACCTGGTCAGGCTGTCTAAAAGCTAAAAAAGCTGAAAAAAgcttaaacaaagaaaaagaatcactagattctaaacaCTCCTCAAAGGAATTACTATGCAGGTATATTTCTGGAACATTTACACCAACAGAACAGAGGTATACTACCCATGAAAaagaaactctagcagcaataaaaattattaagaaaTGGAGGATTGATCTACTTCCAAAGGAATTTACATTACGAACAGACTCAAGTTATTTAACAGGttttattagatataatttaCAATCTGATTATAATCAGGGTCGTCTGGTAAGATGGcaaatgtttttattacaatatCCGATAAAAATCGAGTAcattaaaggaaataaaaatattattgcagatacattgacaagagaatggagttcatTGTCAACACAATGAATCAAGAAATCCAGAAGCTTCAACAAGAGCTTGAAAGGTGCAATCATTGTCAGCAGCTAAGAGCTCAAATTCAATCCATTAAGAAGGCCATAGAAGCCATGAAAGTAACCCAGCAGACAACATTACCTGCTTCAATACCAATGTTGACAACACcgtcagagttcagccagctaagcgtggtggaccaaccaaaaattgaaaaaatttctgaaaataaaactttggcagaaataattaaaaaatcaactcaggacaaaaaatattatgtcaTTTATAATGGCCCAATGAAAGGAGTTTATGATGATTGGGCTAAAGCAGCTCCATTCACTCACCAACCCAGAACTATTCACAAAGGAGGATTCTTGACAAtagaagaagcaaaagaatccCTCAGAGAATATGAAGTGCTCCACCCAGAGCAAATTCTAAAAAGAGCTGACAAAGCTCCAGCCCAAGCCCAAAGGACTCCAGTCCAAGTTCGAACAGGAATGCTAAAAAATATTCCCACAAGGGCCgaaataaatgacaagaaaaaggTCTGCAGATCAAACTGTAGAGAAACCCTTAATCTGATTCTAAACTGGACTCTAGACAAAAGAGCAATAATGGGATATTATCCCGTTaacaaagaacagctaacaaagctggtagTCTTCCCAGAGGCTTCACCCTCTGATACATATCAATTTTTCCAATacggattaattgatacaatcctaatttttgacaatttaaatattattaaagaatTTCCTGCAGGTTTTACAGATGCagtaaaaaagtttaaaaatatgATCGATACAAGAGAACccagggatatatccctaaaatttacaagTAGTCAGCCAATCTTCAACGAAGAAGGAGAATGTCTGATTCCGGCATTTCAAGTAGTTTTCATATCAGTCTTCCTCGGAGATTTTCAACCAATAGAACAAGTTCAAGATCTATCAATTTACAGCGACGAAGGACGATTGGCCAGCACATTGGCAAGAGTCTTCGAGAGAGCCCAAAAGATAAACAAAGAATCCAGAACAAGAATAAACTATAAAAGCAGAAACACTCTAATTGTTTCTAGTAAGAAAAACCAGATTGAATCAAGAGAAATGAGACTCCTAGTAGATTTTGAATCAGCATTTTACAACTTCTCTGGATTATTGGAAAATCTTCCTGACGGGATAAGGAGGAATCTATGCCATTTGCTAAAGGACAAAGAAGACCATAGGTGCCAGCTGTGCGCCTCAGAAATGTccgaagaaagcaataatgccGAAGACCCCACCCAcgtgggaaaagaagtggatgAGACATCTGAGTCATCTATCAACATTATTGTTGAATGACGTAAGAGCTTACATCACAAAAGCACCAATAATGTAGTTGGTGCGAACTTAGTGCTCAGTGACGCATGCAATGACGTCaca
The genomic region above belongs to Arachis stenosperma cultivar V10309 chromosome 5, arast.V10309.gnm1.PFL2, whole genome shotgun sequence and contains:
- the LOC130981266 gene encoding uncharacterized protein LOC130981266, coding for MIDTREPRDISLKFTSSQPIFNEEGECLIPAFQVVFISVFLGDFQPIEQVQDLSIYSDEGRLASTLARVFERAQKINKESRTRINYKSRNTLIVSSKKNQIESREMRLLVDFESAFYNFSGLLENLPDGIRRNLCHLLKDKEDHRCQLCASEMSEESNNAEDPTHVGKEVDETSESSINIIVE